The following proteins are co-located in the Spirosoma montaniterrae genome:
- a CDS encoding C25 family cysteine peptidase yields the protein MRTGFCIVFCLLVSFLTKAQQPFGNEWINSTQSYVKISIVQTGIYRVGYSDIRVADATLTQTNPINWQLFHRGREVAMRVVGQTDGRFDAGDYIEFYATGHDGASDSLLYRPQKRLHPYQTLFSDTTACFLTYNPGQPGRRVVERNDAAIGLAPEPFHVETVVRAFTSDYSFNNLKSIEPFLQQSFYEPGEGWTGPIIKNDSVGIVTLPFVNRVRAAWPITLSGMVNGRDNADHEISVQTDAALEKPIAELQSYGFLSESFEGVVKPESIQREQLSVRLQAQKTAATNNFSLAYLTLTYPQTTDMGGQSAKLFRLPPGSRQTALLSVANPVPNAVAYDISDPYACRWLVVQPTDNRAQVVVGQAGLGRSVLLTNQFQKPAALRSVRFRNSFPVSANYLIITHASLRSSAVAYAAYRSSASGGGHVPFVVEADSLYDQFNYGERSPLALRQFANFMLSRSSINNLLLIGRANSYPYTTKTSPDNLVPTIGYPGSDVLLTAGLRGYPINTPAIPTGRITATANEQVLNYLRKVQQFETNTPNDLWRKQIVHVSGGKNPGEIQSLKADLGGLADLFTTSLLGGSVNVFYKTTTAEVEKINIAPLVNDGVGLITFFGHAGPSVTDVNFGFASPPENGFRNSRYPLMIFNGCGVGEIFSRFNTLSTDWLLAPDKGAVSVLAHSYWSYQYPTTRYLTKLYGYLFDNPATLGASIGQVQQQVNQAVERESTDPFDVSVITQMVLQGDPAVRLFPLSSPDFAVDAKQLFLKSLVAGRSLGSSDSLRLVVPLANAGRFVPGQSMRISIVKVGATTTTQLIQQAGFRYRDTLVYTLPKDEKLQRIDVIIDPDNQLTELTKANNRATLQIDWAKAQYSSSYPPTPCPTVWHLS from the coding sequence ATGCGAACAGGCTTTTGCATTGTGTTTTGCCTGCTGGTTTCGTTTTTGACGAAAGCGCAGCAACCGTTTGGTAATGAGTGGATTAATTCGACACAATCGTATGTAAAAATCTCGATTGTTCAGACGGGCATCTACCGCGTTGGCTACAGCGACATTCGGGTTGCCGACGCTACACTGACGCAGACTAATCCCATTAACTGGCAGTTATTTCACCGGGGCCGCGAGGTTGCTATGCGCGTCGTGGGGCAGACTGATGGGCGGTTCGATGCAGGCGATTACATTGAGTTTTATGCCACAGGCCACGATGGCGCGTCTGATTCGCTCCTGTATCGCCCGCAAAAACGTCTGCATCCGTACCAAACACTCTTCTCCGACACTACCGCCTGTTTCCTGACGTATAACCCCGGCCAACCGGGTCGGCGCGTAGTTGAGCGGAACGATGCGGCTATCGGTCTTGCGCCCGAACCGTTTCATGTTGAAACCGTCGTTCGGGCGTTCACCAGCGATTATTCGTTCAATAACCTGAAAAGTATTGAACCGTTTTTGCAGCAAAGTTTTTACGAACCCGGCGAAGGCTGGACCGGTCCCATCATTAAAAATGACTCGGTGGGCATCGTAACGCTGCCGTTTGTGAATCGGGTGCGGGCTGCGTGGCCCATCACACTAAGCGGCATGGTCAATGGGCGCGACAATGCCGATCATGAGATTTCCGTACAGACCGATGCGGCTCTGGAAAAACCCATTGCCGAACTCCAGTCTTATGGCTTTCTATCGGAGTCGTTTGAGGGTGTAGTGAAGCCAGAATCAATTCAGCGAGAGCAACTTAGCGTCCGGCTCCAAGCCCAAAAAACGGCGGCTACCAATAATTTTTCGCTTGCCTATCTGACACTGACGTACCCGCAGACTACGGACATGGGCGGGCAATCGGCCAAACTGTTTCGTCTGCCACCCGGCTCGCGCCAAACGGCTTTGCTTAGTGTTGCCAACCCGGTTCCTAATGCCGTAGCCTACGACATCAGCGACCCGTATGCCTGTCGGTGGCTGGTCGTGCAGCCTACTGACAACCGGGCGCAGGTAGTTGTTGGGCAGGCCGGGTTGGGTCGTAGTGTCCTGCTCACAAATCAGTTTCAAAAACCCGCAGCGTTGCGTTCGGTCCGGTTTCGGAATAGTTTTCCGGTGTCGGCCAATTACCTGATTATTACGCACGCATCGCTACGGTCGTCGGCGGTGGCGTATGCGGCTTATCGGTCGTCGGCATCGGGGGGTGGGCATGTGCCGTTTGTAGTAGAGGCCGATTCGCTGTACGACCAGTTCAACTACGGCGAACGCAGCCCGCTGGCTCTTCGGCAGTTTGCCAATTTTATGCTGAGTCGGTCATCTATCAACAACCTGTTGCTGATTGGCCGGGCCAACAGTTACCCGTACACCACCAAAACCAGCCCCGACAATTTGGTGCCAACCATTGGCTACCCCGGTTCCGACGTGTTGCTGACGGCGGGCCTGCGCGGCTATCCCATCAATACGCCCGCCATCCCAACCGGTCGTATCACGGCTACAGCCAACGAGCAGGTGCTGAACTACCTACGAAAGGTACAGCAGTTTGAAACCAACACACCCAACGACCTGTGGCGTAAGCAGATTGTGCATGTCAGCGGGGGTAAAAATCCGGGCGAAATCCAAAGTCTGAAAGCCGATCTGGGCGGCTTAGCCGATTTATTTACTACCAGTTTGCTGGGCGGTTCGGTCAATGTTTTTTATAAAACAACTACCGCCGAAGTCGAGAAAATAAATATTGCGCCGTTGGTGAACGATGGGGTAGGGCTGATTACGTTTTTCGGCCATGCGGGGCCGAGCGTAACCGACGTGAATTTTGGCTTTGCTTCGCCCCCCGAAAATGGCTTTCGGAATTCGCGCTACCCGCTGATGATTTTCAACGGTTGTGGCGTAGGCGAAATTTTCTCGCGGTTCAATACCTTGTCGACCGACTGGCTGCTGGCTCCCGACAAAGGGGCCGTATCGGTACTGGCGCATTCGTACTGGAGTTACCAATACCCAACCACGCGTTACCTGACAAAACTGTACGGTTATCTATTCGACAATCCGGCCACGCTTGGCGCGTCGATAGGGCAGGTTCAGCAGCAGGTAAATCAGGCTGTTGAGCGGGAAAGCACAGACCCGTTCGATGTGTCGGTTATTACGCAGATGGTGTTGCAGGGCGACCCAGCCGTGCGGCTTTTTCCGTTGTCAAGTCCTGATTTCGCCGTCGATGCCAAACAACTTTTCCTGAAGTCGCTGGTGGCTGGCCGTTCGCTCGGCAGTAGCGACTCGCTTCGGCTGGTGGTGCCACTTGCCAACGCAGGCCGCTTTGTGCCGGGCCAATCCATGCGTATTTCGATTGTAAAAGTCGGGGCTACCACCACTACGCAACTGATTCAGCAGGCTGGTTTCCGCTACCGCGATACGCTGGTGTACACGCTGCCCAAAGATGAGAAGCTACAGCGCATCGACGTAATTATCGACCCGGACAACCAACTTACAGAACTGACCAAAGCCAATAACCGGGCTACGCTCCAGATCGATTGGGCGAAAGCGCAGTATAGCAGCAGCTATCCCCCAACGCCCTGCCCGACCGTGTGGCACCTCAGCTAA
- a CDS encoding T9SS type A sorting domain-containing protein → MAPQLTVFVNGAIRENKAVVGQKTNVSVLLLDENPLSISDTSAVEIYLKACETCDLRKLPARMVSVSATSANQVQVDGDLQLDTGQTYQLLVFGKDAAGNRTQPPYRLTVNTIASDELIAVRVYPNPAQTYARFEWDLNVRELPTDARLRIYDAAGREIGVYSVSVTTGRNSMLWQAPAPGLYVYRLHLTWGDGRTERHTGKLIWQR, encoded by the coding sequence GTGGCACCTCAGCTAACCGTATTCGTTAACGGGGCCATCCGTGAAAATAAGGCTGTGGTAGGGCAGAAAACCAACGTATCGGTGTTGCTGCTGGACGAAAACCCGCTGTCGATAAGTGACACAAGCGCGGTAGAAATCTACCTGAAAGCCTGCGAAACCTGCGACCTGCGAAAACTGCCCGCCCGTATGGTATCGGTGTCGGCAACGTCGGCTAATCAGGTGCAGGTCGACGGCGATTTACAGCTCGATACCGGACAGACGTATCAACTGCTGGTGTTTGGCAAAGACGCTGCCGGCAATCGAACACAGCCCCCTTATCGACTCACTGTCAATACTATAGCTTCTGATGAGCTTATTGCCGTGCGAGTATATCCGAACCCGGCCCAGACGTATGCCCGGTTTGAATGGGACCTGAACGTGCGCGAGTTACCCACCGACGCAAGGCTGAGGATTTATGATGCGGCAGGCCGGGAGATAGGTGTTTATTCCGTGTCAGTAACAACCGGACGCAATAGTATGCTGTGGCAGGCTCCTGCACCTGGCCTGTACGTTTACAGGCTCCATCTGACCTGGGGCGACGGTCGTACCGAACGGCATACTGGCAAGTTGATCTGGCAACGTTAG
- a CDS encoding M4 family metallopeptidase has product MNRFTAPLLLGLLCCFVSTATIAQNKFKPKYLRENDKTLLNLTSYASDNGWLDFKQDAQTEAIDPDAFLNRFGNKLGVGNGYHLKPTKDETDFREIRHQTFQLYYKNIKVEGVEYTLHSRHKRLRTAHGRIIEGLSTDVSKPMPERKALEIALADLNINADELKGRDMPKGELVLISTDEALSAQNVKLCYAFDMRIAGLKNKAAKASEPQRIYVDASTGEVVQRAALSSQCFNPAHQHQPALLPLRPHLALPGTGNSLVAQPMVASTFTPFSVNNNRYFGAQGVGNFETEPVSTSAGQQYRLSLPGTNLRVRDAYGAVPGPATTNMELWQNGRDIFNPTPHWGTNHQVGTMALWLTQRIYPFYEQIDQQQRGIDRNGQYPLVVININDTRASWDNIAAIGFGQSNNVHYVTADILGHEYTHAVTQNNSNLGTGAEYKREPGALNESVADIFGTAFERYLFPDGNQTNPSNWNWTLGEDGQGAFTQRSMANPEAFRQPSRYGAVDPNWFPANQAVSCNSLNNLCGVHINSGVMNKWFHTLCTGQFPAGTHAMNAIAFDDAIKIVYRAVRHYTHSTSNYADMRDATASAARDLFFSCSPQHRAVVEAWRLANLPSPHRCDPGCDFDVSPNVVSNAGCNQAITLNATCSSPLAWPCSGLSFSYSGPNVPYNSGGAAFNVTTPSSSGHYRYTVKLAKPGCYTPEKTFHVSVNCLSSGLCDFGSDPRYVGTWYGLTVQIRHINGKNVLVTAITGSNPDKYYPRGDNFWGSFSLDPNAANLQGCLNAGSTGWGGLSLPGGLTPPPGYSQGTEADGAVYFVANGGPPPANPCDFSQPRHVGTWNGLNVQIRQFPNNKRALVTAEPNSSNDKYYPRGDNFWDNFTKTSDAEQYRACLNAGNTGWWGMSFPSISPPGGYQQGNAPDGAIFFSTNGLRKAASAGPTPENVSLVTVRPNPAQTVITVGFVLAEAQRVSMQLLDLQGRTVKQQSHAGVAGMNEPVLNIASLPAGQYMLEVRLGTERIMQKVIKE; this is encoded by the coding sequence ATGAACCGTTTTACTGCCCCCTTGCTGCTGGGGCTGCTGTGCTGTTTTGTCAGCACCGCCACCATTGCCCAGAATAAGTTCAAACCCAAATACCTGCGCGAGAACGACAAAACGCTGCTCAACCTGACCAGTTATGCTTCCGACAATGGCTGGCTCGACTTTAAACAGGATGCTCAAACCGAAGCTATTGACCCCGACGCTTTCCTCAACCGCTTTGGTAACAAACTCGGCGTCGGCAATGGCTACCACCTGAAGCCGACAAAAGATGAAACCGATTTCCGGGAAATTCGCCATCAGACGTTCCAGCTCTACTACAAAAACATCAAAGTCGAGGGTGTCGAGTATACGCTTCACTCGCGCCATAAGCGGCTGCGAACCGCCCACGGGCGCATCATCGAGGGCCTGTCGACAGACGTGAGTAAGCCCATGCCCGAACGCAAAGCGTTGGAGATTGCCCTGGCCGACCTCAACATCAATGCAGATGAGCTGAAAGGGCGCGATATGCCCAAAGGCGAATTGGTGCTGATTAGCACCGATGAAGCCCTGTCGGCGCAAAACGTCAAACTCTGCTATGCATTCGATATGCGGATAGCGGGATTGAAAAACAAAGCCGCCAAAGCCAGCGAACCGCAGCGGATTTACGTCGATGCCAGCACGGGGGAGGTGGTTCAGCGGGCCGCGCTGAGCAGTCAGTGTTTTAACCCGGCTCATCAGCATCAACCGGCCCTGTTGCCGTTGCGTCCGCATTTGGCTCTGCCTGGAACCGGCAATTCGTTGGTGGCTCAACCGATGGTAGCGTCTACCTTCACGCCTTTTTCGGTAAACAACAACCGGTACTTTGGCGCACAGGGGGTAGGCAACTTCGAGACCGAACCTGTTTCTACCTCCGCCGGACAGCAATACCGGCTGTCGCTGCCCGGCACCAATCTGCGGGTGCGCGATGCCTACGGAGCTGTACCCGGTCCTGCCACAACCAATATGGAATTATGGCAAAACGGACGGGACATTTTCAATCCCACCCCCCATTGGGGAACCAATCATCAGGTGGGTACAATGGCTCTTTGGCTCACACAACGCATTTATCCCTTCTACGAGCAAATAGATCAGCAACAGCGCGGAATAGACCGCAATGGACAGTATCCATTAGTGGTGATTAACATAAATGACACTCGTGCCAGTTGGGACAACATTGCCGCAATAGGGTTCGGTCAATCGAATAATGTACACTACGTAACGGCTGATATTCTGGGGCATGAATACACGCATGCCGTAACCCAAAATAACAGCAACTTAGGAACAGGAGCAGAATATAAGCGTGAACCGGGTGCACTTAACGAATCGGTGGCCGATATTTTTGGCACGGCTTTCGAGCGGTATTTGTTTCCCGATGGCAACCAAACAAATCCTTCCAACTGGAACTGGACTTTAGGCGAAGATGGGCAGGGCGCATTTACTCAGCGCAGCATGGCTAACCCCGAAGCCTTTAGGCAACCAAGTCGATATGGCGCTGTTGATCCTAACTGGTTTCCGGCTAACCAAGCAGTGTCTTGCAACTCATTGAATAATCTATGCGGTGTTCACATTAATAGTGGGGTTATGAACAAGTGGTTTCATACGCTCTGTACGGGGCAGTTCCCGGCAGGTACGCATGCTATGAATGCCATTGCCTTCGACGATGCCATCAAGATTGTGTACCGGGCCGTTCGCCACTATACCCACAGCACCTCCAACTACGCCGATATGCGCGATGCTACGGCATCAGCCGCTCGTGATTTGTTCTTTAGCTGCTCGCCCCAGCACCGGGCCGTGGTCGAAGCCTGGCGGCTGGCAAACCTGCCCTCGCCCCACCGCTGCGATCCGGGCTGTGATTTCGATGTGTCGCCCAATGTGGTGAGCAATGCCGGATGCAATCAGGCCATTACGCTCAATGCTACGTGCAGCAGTCCGCTGGCGTGGCCGTGTTCGGGGCTAAGTTTTTCGTATAGTGGCCCAAACGTTCCCTACAATTCGGGAGGAGCCGCCTTCAACGTAACCACACCTTCCAGCAGCGGCCACTATCGGTACACGGTAAAACTCGCAAAACCCGGTTGTTATACCCCCGAAAAAACGTTTCACGTCAGTGTTAACTGTCTCTCGTCGGGGTTGTGCGATTTCGGCAGCGACCCGCGCTACGTGGGTACGTGGTACGGCCTGACGGTACAGATTCGCCACATTAACGGCAAAAACGTGCTGGTTACGGCCATTACCGGCTCCAACCCGGACAAATATTACCCCCGTGGCGACAACTTCTGGGGCAGTTTCTCGCTCGATCCTAACGCGGCCAACTTGCAGGGCTGTTTGAACGCGGGCAGCACGGGCTGGGGTGGGTTGAGCCTGCCGGGTGGTCTGACGCCCCCACCGGGTTATTCACAGGGTACAGAAGCCGACGGTGCGGTGTACTTCGTAGCCAATGGTGGCCCACCGCCAGCCAATCCCTGCGACTTCAGCCAGCCCCGGCACGTAGGCACTTGGAATGGTCTGAATGTGCAAATTCGGCAGTTTCCCAATAACAAGCGGGCACTGGTAACGGCAGAACCCAATTCGTCAAATGATAAATACTACCCGCGTGGCGATAATTTCTGGGACAACTTCACCAAAACCAGCGATGCGGAGCAGTATCGGGCCTGCCTGAATGCAGGCAACACGGGCTGGTGGGGTATGTCGTTCCCCAGCATTAGCCCGCCCGGCGGGTATCAGCAGGGCAATGCACCCGACGGGGCTATTTTCTTCTCGACCAACGGTCTTCGCAAAGCGGCCTCTGCCGGGCCAACGCCCGAAAACGTGTCGTTGGTAACGGTTCGGCCTAATCCGGCCCAAACTGTCATCACGGTGGGGTTTGTGCTGGCCGAAGCGCAACGGGTGTCGATGCAGTTGCTCGATTTGCAGGGCCGGACCGTAAAGCAACAAAGTCATGCGGGCGTAGCAGGTATGAACGAGCCAGTGCTGAACATTGCCAGTCTGCCAGCGGGTCAATACATGCTGGAGGTGCGGTTGGGCACTGAACGCATTATGCAGAAAGTGATTAAGGAATAA
- a CDS encoding bifunctional response regulator/alkaline phosphatase family protein: MQNYSILWADDEIDLLKPHILFLKNKGYDITPVNSGADALDQVEQVNYDVVFLDEMMPGMTGLETLQQIKQIRPNLPVVMITKSEEEHIMEEAIGSKIADYLIKPLNPNQILLSVKKILDNKRLVTERTNIGYQQDFRNISMQYNDRMDHEEWADVYKKLIYWELELDASQDKSMGEVMNMQKSEANATFCKFIMDNYEDWLNDPKADSPVMSHQLMRKKVFPLLTQGDSSPLFFILIDNLRYDQWKAIEPLLADYFTVEEESPYYSILPTTTGFARNAIFSGMMPSEMERKHPDLWVNDDNEDEGLNNHEDEFLRRQLQQSRLDIKMSYHKILNVNQGKSLVDNFNNLLQNQLNVVVYNFVDMLSHARTDMAMIKELAPDESAYRSITRSWFLHSPLLEFVQKIAAKGGRLVVTTDHGMIRVQKPAKIVGYRETNTNLRYKQGKNLGFDDNHLFVGRKPERLFLPKPHVSTAYVFTLEDYFFAYPNNYNYYVNHYRNTFQHGGVSLEEVIIPFAYLKSK, translated from the coding sequence ATGCAAAATTATTCGATACTCTGGGCCGATGATGAGATTGATCTCCTCAAACCCCACATCCTGTTTCTGAAAAACAAAGGCTACGATATCACGCCCGTCAATAGCGGAGCCGACGCCCTCGATCAGGTCGAGCAGGTTAACTACGACGTGGTGTTTCTCGATGAAATGATGCCCGGCATGACGGGGCTGGAAACCCTGCAACAAATTAAGCAGATACGCCCCAACCTGCCCGTGGTGATGATTACCAAGAGCGAAGAAGAACACATCATGGAAGAAGCCATCGGTTCTAAAATCGCTGATTACCTGATCAAACCGCTCAACCCGAATCAGATTCTGCTGTCGGTAAAAAAGATTCTGGATAACAAACGGCTCGTAACTGAGCGTACCAACATTGGCTACCAGCAGGATTTTCGGAACATCTCGATGCAGTACAACGACCGCATGGACCACGAGGAATGGGCGGACGTGTACAAAAAACTGATTTACTGGGAGTTGGAGTTAGATGCTTCGCAGGATAAGAGCATGGGCGAAGTCATGAACATGCAGAAGAGTGAGGCCAATGCCACCTTCTGTAAGTTCATCATGGACAACTACGAAGACTGGCTCAACGACCCCAAAGCCGACAGCCCCGTCATGTCGCATCAGTTGATGCGCAAGAAGGTGTTTCCGTTATTGACGCAGGGCGACAGCAGCCCCCTATTCTTCATTTTGATCGATAATCTGCGTTACGATCAGTGGAAAGCCATTGAGCCGCTGTTGGCCGATTATTTTACGGTTGAAGAAGAAAGTCCGTATTACTCGATTCTGCCCACTACCACCGGCTTCGCCCGCAACGCCATTTTTTCGGGCATGATGCCGAGTGAGATGGAACGCAAACATCCCGATTTGTGGGTCAACGACGATAACGAGGACGAGGGGCTGAACAACCACGAAGATGAGTTTCTGCGTCGGCAGCTTCAGCAGAGCCGGTTAGACATCAAGATGTCGTACCACAAAATCCTGAACGTAAATCAGGGTAAATCGTTGGTCGACAACTTCAACAACCTGTTGCAGAATCAGTTGAACGTTGTGGTCTACAACTTCGTAGACATGCTCAGCCACGCCCGCACCGACATGGCGATGATTAAAGAACTTGCCCCCGACGAATCGGCCTACCGCAGCATTACGCGGTCGTGGTTTTTGCATTCGCCCCTGCTCGAATTCGTACAGAAAATTGCGGCCAAAGGCGGGCGGCTCGTTGTCACAACCGACCACGGCATGATTCGGGTGCAGAAACCGGCCAAGATTGTCGGCTACCGCGAAACCAACACCAACCTACGCTACAAACAGGGCAAGAACCTCGGCTTCGACGACAATCACCTGTTCGTAGGCCGCAAACCCGAACGGCTTTTTCTGCCGAAGCCGCACGTATCGACAGCCTACGTGTTCACGCTTGAGGATTATTTCTTCGCCTACCCGAACAATTACAATTATTACGTGAACCATTACCGCAACACCTTCCAGCATGGGGGCGTGTCGCTCGAAGAAGTCATTATTCCATTCGCATATCTGAAGTCGAAGTAA